The following are from one region of the Pseudohongiella spirulinae genome:
- the parE gene encoding DNA topoisomerase IV subunit B: MSSNYNADAIEVLTGLDPVKKRPGMYTDTTRPNHLVQEVLDNSVDEALAGHASSIMLILHKDGSIEVQDNGRGMPVDIHPEEKVSGVELILTRLHAGGKFSDKNYNFSGGLHGVGVSVVNALSHYVEVTVQRNGIVYQMRFQNGDKASELKEIGTCGKRNTGTTLRFLPDEKYFDSPRVSIPRLKHVLRAKAVLCSGLRVIFVDNTVSEDKAQSEEWCYQDGLIDYILQGTGDYLTLPIEPFSGDMKGNDEAVEWAVLWLPEGGELLQESYVNLIPTAQGGTHVNGLRTGLLDAMREFCEFRNLLPRGMKLTPEDIWDRCCFVLSTKMKDPQFSGQTKERLSSRQSAAFVGGVVKDAFSLWLNQHTDDALALAELCISNAQSRMKASKKVARKKVTTGPALPGKLADCATQDVMAGELFLVEGDSAGGSAKQARDRETQAIMPLRGKILNTWEVDSNEILASQEVHDIAVALGVDPGSADLSGLRYGKICILADADSDGLHIATLLCALFVRHFKPLVAAGRVFVAMPPLYRIDVGKDVYYALDDDEKNGILDRIAAEKKTARPNVQRFKGLGEMNPLQLRETTMSRDTRRLVQLVLPEDDRNAGYSETEEALDMMLAKKRAPDRKSWLEEYGNLAEVM, translated from the coding sequence ATGAGCAGTAACTATAATGCAGATGCCATTGAGGTTCTGACGGGCCTGGATCCGGTCAAAAAGCGCCCGGGCATGTATACCGATACAACACGCCCCAATCACCTTGTGCAGGAGGTGCTGGATAACAGTGTCGACGAAGCGCTGGCGGGTCATGCCAGTTCGATTATGCTGATCCTGCATAAAGATGGCTCGATTGAGGTGCAGGATAACGGTCGCGGTATGCCGGTGGATATTCATCCCGAAGAAAAAGTCAGCGGTGTTGAGTTGATCCTGACACGCCTGCATGCCGGCGGCAAGTTCAGTGACAAAAACTATAATTTTTCCGGCGGTCTGCATGGTGTCGGTGTGTCTGTTGTGAATGCCCTGTCGCATTATGTGGAAGTCACGGTGCAACGCAATGGCATCGTGTATCAAATGCGATTTCAAAATGGAGACAAGGCCAGCGAGCTGAAAGAGATTGGTACCTGCGGCAAGCGTAATACCGGCACAACGCTGCGTTTTTTACCTGACGAAAAATATTTTGACTCGCCTCGTGTTTCTATTCCTCGACTTAAGCATGTGCTGCGCGCCAAGGCAGTGCTCTGTTCCGGGCTGCGGGTGATCTTTGTTGATAATACAGTCAGCGAAGACAAGGCGCAAAGCGAGGAGTGGTGCTATCAGGATGGTCTGATTGACTATATCCTGCAGGGCACCGGTGACTATCTGACTTTGCCGATTGAGCCTTTCAGTGGAGATATGAAGGGCAATGATGAAGCGGTTGAATGGGCCGTGTTGTGGCTGCCGGAAGGTGGTGAACTGTTGCAGGAAAGTTATGTCAATCTGATTCCGACTGCGCAGGGCGGCACGCACGTCAACGGATTGAGAACCGGCCTTCTGGATGCGATGCGTGAGTTTTGTGAGTTCCGCAACCTGCTGCCGCGTGGCATGAAGCTGACGCCGGAAGATATCTGGGACCGCTGCTGCTTTGTGCTCTCTACCAAGATGAAAGATCCGCAGTTTTCCGGTCAGACCAAAGAGCGATTATCGTCGCGACAAAGCGCTGCCTTTGTTGGTGGTGTGGTAAAAGATGCCTTCAGTCTGTGGCTGAATCAGCACACTGATGATGCGCTGGCGCTGGCGGAGCTGTGCATCAGTAATGCGCAAAGTCGCATGAAAGCCAGCAAGAAGGTTGCCCGTAAAAAAGTGACAACCGGCCCGGCATTGCCTGGCAAGCTGGCAGACTGCGCCACCCAGGATGTCATGGCAGGTGAACTGTTTCTGGTGGAGGGTGACTCGGCCGGTGGTTCAGCCAAGCAGGCGCGGGATCGAGAGACACAGGCCATTATGCCGCTTCGCGGGAAAATTTTGAATACCTGGGAAGTCGACTCCAATGAAATTCTGGCATCTCAGGAGGTGCACGACATTGCCGTCGCACTGGGAGTTGACCCGGGCTCTGCTGATTTGAGCGGCTTGCGTTACGGCAAGATCTGTATTCTGGCAGACGCGGACTCTGATGGTCTGCATATTGCCACCTTGTTATGCGCGTTGTTTGTGCGCCATTTCAAGCCACTGGTGGCTGCAGGTCGGGTATTCGTGGCAATGCCGCCGCTGTATAGAATTGATGTTGGCAAGGATGTCTACTATGCCCTGGATGACGATGAGAAAAACGGCATTCTGGATCGAATCGCTGCAGAGAAGAAAACCGCCCGACCCAACGTTCAGCGATTCAAGGGCCTGGGCGAAATGAACCCGTTGCAGCTACGCGAAACAACAATGAGTCGGGACACCAGGCGCCTTGTGCAACTGGTATTGCCCGAGGATGATCGTAACGCGGGCTACAGTGAGACTGAAGAAGCACTGGATATGATGCTGGCGAAAAAACGTGCACCTGACCGCAAGAGCTGGCTGGAAGAATACGGGAATCTGGCGGAGGTGATGTGA
- a CDS encoding tellurite resistance TerB family protein produces the protein MIDTNKLLNQFMGGSTGTTQGVNPGAGRGDLMKGAAVGGILGLLVGNKKTRKMAGGLVGYGGAAAAGALAFKAYQNWQQGKQAATAPVATAADVNNVDPRFLPASIDSTGQNFSLTLMSAMIAAAKADGHIDAKEQAAIFEHVEKLSLDAESKAAVFDLLRQPADIDSLVSSVQGMEQASEVYLVSRLAIDVDHPAERAWLDALAHKLNLPTELVAHLDHQIED, from the coding sequence ATGATCGACACCAATAAGCTTTTGAACCAGTTCATGGGCGGCAGTACAGGCACAACTCAGGGAGTCAATCCCGGCGCCGGTCGCGGAGATCTTATGAAAGGGGCGGCTGTCGGCGGTATTCTAGGCTTACTGGTAGGCAATAAAAAAACCCGCAAAATGGCTGGTGGGCTGGTTGGTTATGGTGGGGCAGCAGCAGCCGGCGCACTGGCTTTTAAGGCTTACCAGAACTGGCAGCAAGGCAAACAGGCCGCCACAGCGCCTGTTGCCACCGCCGCTGATGTAAACAATGTTGATCCACGATTTTTACCAGCCAGCATTGACAGCACGGGTCAGAATTTCTCCTTAACCTTGATGAGCGCCATGATTGCAGCCGCCAAGGCAGACGGTCATATCGATGCAAAAGAGCAGGCCGCCATCTTTGAGCATGTGGAGAAACTGTCGCTGGATGCGGAAAGCAAGGCGGCAGTATTTGACTTGCTACGCCAGCCGGCCGACATCGACTCACTGGTCAGTTCAGTGCAGGGCATGGAACAGGCGTCTGAGGTGTATCTGGTGTCACGTCTGGCGATCGATGTTGATCACCCCGCTGAACGTGCCTGGCTGGATGCCCTGGCGCACAAGCTCAACTTGCCGACCGAGCTGGTTGCACACCTGGATCATCAGATAGAGGACTGA
- a CDS encoding class I adenylate-forming enzyme family protein, whose translation MSDLQNMPAVPDESIPEIVERHVAEAPDAPCLYYLGVTLTISQINDLANRLANRMRELGIERGDVIGLHLPNSPQYVIGLLAAAKLGCPASGVSPLLKADEIVYQVANAHIRLLISLDQLFAPLASKLDGRLPTVKAVMTTGPIDFLPGWKKWLAGVTGKVPKVELPDLTHIRTVNFWPDVKKANNSRVFEPCRLEDVFMIQYTGGTTGNPKGAELSLHNIMSNVIQNETVSSYDVGKETFATVLPWFHIAGLSALFMGLRKRALMIVVPNPRDVKSFCQAMLKHPPTVLGNVPTLYQMLLEEPLFKKVDFSRLKIAVSGAAPAPVELIRKVEEIIGQGKYCEAYGLTETSPTLTMNPPGRARPGTIGLPLPGTDIRIVDAETGKHEMPVDEPGELIARGPQVFRGYLGLPEESNKALRSFDGKTYFYTGDVAKKDQDGYITICDRAKDMLIVGGYKVFSVEVENKLKELEEIELSAVIGTPDEERPGNDIVNLYVQLSKVGRERGDAAVKEKILAYCRDTMAPFKVPKYIHIVAQIPLTPVGKVDKKALRK comes from the coding sequence ATGTCTGATTTGCAAAACATGCCCGCGGTTCCGGACGAGTCTATTCCGGAGATTGTGGAACGTCACGTTGCTGAGGCGCCCGATGCCCCCTGCCTCTACTATCTGGGTGTAACACTGACAATCAGTCAGATTAATGATCTGGCCAATCGATTGGCCAACAGGATGCGTGAACTGGGTATTGAGCGTGGGGACGTCATTGGCCTGCATCTGCCCAACAGCCCGCAGTATGTCATTGGTCTGCTGGCGGCTGCCAAGCTGGGTTGTCCGGCGTCAGGAGTTTCACCATTGCTCAAAGCGGATGAGATTGTCTATCAGGTCGCCAATGCGCATATCCGCTTACTGATTTCTCTGGATCAATTATTTGCACCGTTAGCCAGCAAATTGGATGGACGTTTGCCAACGGTCAAGGCGGTCATGACAACAGGCCCCATTGACTTTCTGCCTGGCTGGAAAAAGTGGCTGGCCGGTGTAACCGGCAAGGTGCCAAAGGTAGAGCTGCCAGATTTGACTCATATTCGTACAGTCAACTTTTGGCCCGATGTCAAAAAAGCCAATAACAGCCGTGTGTTTGAACCCTGCCGCCTGGAAGATGTCTTCATGATTCAGTACACCGGCGGTACCACCGGTAATCCAAAAGGCGCCGAACTATCTCTGCATAACATTATGAGTAATGTGATCCAGAATGAAACGGTGAGTAGTTATGATGTCGGTAAGGAGACCTTCGCCACAGTTTTGCCCTGGTTCCATATTGCCGGCCTGAGTGCGCTGTTTATGGGGCTGCGAAAACGCGCACTGATGATTGTTGTGCCGAATCCGCGAGATGTTAAATCATTCTGTCAGGCGATGTTGAAACATCCGCCCACCGTGCTGGGCAATGTGCCAACCCTGTATCAGATGCTGCTGGAAGAACCGCTGTTTAAAAAGGTCGACTTCTCACGTTTGAAGATCGCGGTGTCGGGTGCAGCGCCGGCGCCGGTTGAACTGATACGCAAAGTGGAAGAAATCATTGGCCAGGGAAAGTATTGCGAAGCATACGGCCTGACCGAGACCAGCCCGACACTGACCATGAATCCGCCAGGCCGGGCGCGACCGGGCACCATTGGCTTGCCATTGCCCGGTACGGATATTCGTATTGTTGATGCCGAAACCGGCAAGCATGAAATGCCGGTCGATGAGCCCGGTGAACTGATTGCCCGAGGTCCGCAAGTGTTCCGGGGTTATCTCGGCTTACCCGAGGAGAGCAACAAAGCGCTGCGCAGCTTTGATGGGAAAACTTATTTTTATACGGGTGATGTGGCTAAAAAAGATCAGGATGGTTATATCACCATCTGCGACCGCGCCAAAGACATGCTGATTGTCGGCGGTTACAAGGTGTTCTCGGTTGAGGTGGAAAACAAGCTCAAAGAACTGGAGGAAATTGAGCTGTCAGCCGTGATCGGTACCCCGGATGAGGAGCGCCCGGGCAACGATATCGTCAACCTGTATGTGCAGCTTTCGAAAGTCGGTCGTGAGCGCGGCGATGCAGCCGTGAAGGAAAAAATACTGGCCTACTGTCGCGATACCATGGCGCCCTTCAAAGTGCCAAAATACATTCATATTGTTGCGCAGATCCCGCTGACACCAGTGGGCAAGGTCGACAAAAAGGCATTAAGAAAATGA
- a CDS encoding saccharopine dehydrogenase family protein translates to MSKPLIVFGATSFVGQILCRYLHELNQDGSLNWLMAARSEEKLKKLQQELSGPHQPQYRLADAANETQLKALCEEADVVISTVGPYALYGEPLIKACVESGTDYCDLTGETQWIRRMIERYESQAQESGSRIVHCCGFDSIPSDLGVWYLQQQSQKELDAPCQHVKMRVRKFKGGFSGGTVASMMNVAKEAAADPALRRELQDPYSLCPPDNKPAVRQHKITAARDDDVDSWIAPFVMEGINTRVVHRSNALLGYPWGQDFLYDEAVMTGGDAKGQSRAKRTARGQTLMMLGFALPPLRWLMGRFLPKPGEGPSPEMQRTGFFDLVFVGHTAGGKTIRTFVYGERDPGYGATARMLGQAALCLSRDIDRDKVAGGFWTPASALGNHLIQRLEQHAGMRFSTDPVSAEAPQS, encoded by the coding sequence ATGAGCAAACCCCTGATTGTTTTCGGAGCAACCAGCTTTGTGGGTCAGATCCTGTGTCGCTATCTTCATGAGTTAAATCAGGATGGCTCTCTGAATTGGCTGATGGCTGCCCGCTCTGAAGAGAAGTTGAAGAAGCTGCAGCAGGAGCTGAGTGGTCCGCACCAACCACAATATCGACTGGCTGATGCCGCCAATGAGACCCAGCTAAAGGCGCTCTGCGAGGAAGCGGATGTCGTTATTTCTACTGTGGGGCCATATGCACTGTATGGCGAACCGCTGATAAAGGCCTGCGTTGAAAGCGGAACTGATTATTGCGATTTGACCGGCGAGACGCAGTGGATTCGTCGCATGATCGAGCGCTATGAATCGCAGGCTCAAGAGAGTGGTTCGCGCATCGTACACTGTTGTGGTTTCGATTCGATTCCATCTGATCTGGGTGTCTGGTATTTGCAGCAACAGTCGCAAAAAGAGCTGGATGCGCCATGCCAGCATGTCAAAATGCGTGTGCGCAAATTCAAGGGCGGATTTTCCGGGGGTACTGTCGCCAGCATGATGAACGTGGCAAAGGAGGCCGCGGCAGATCCGGCCTTGCGCCGTGAGTTACAGGATCCGTACTCACTATGCCCGCCCGATAACAAACCTGCTGTGCGGCAACACAAAATCACGGCAGCCCGTGATGACGATGTTGATAGCTGGATTGCGCCGTTTGTCATGGAAGGCATCAACACGCGGGTAGTACACCGCTCTAATGCGCTGCTCGGATATCCATGGGGTCAGGACTTTCTTTATGATGAAGCAGTAATGACAGGGGGCGATGCCAAAGGACAAAGCCGGGCCAAACGTACTGCGCGTGGCCAGACCCTGATGATGCTGGGATTCGCGCTGCCACCCTTGCGCTGGTTAATGGGGCGTTTTCTGCCCAAACCGGGCGAAGGCCCCAGCCCGGAAATGCAACGCACAGGCTTTTTTGATCTGGTGTTTGTCGGGCACACCGCCGGAGGAAAGACAATACGTACCTTTGTCTACGGTGAACGGGATCCGGGATATGGCGCCACTGCACGTATGCTTGGACAAGCAGCGCTTTGTCTGTCTCGGGACATCGATCGGGACAAGGTGGCCGGTGGTTTCTGGACACCGGCGTCGGCCTTGGGTAATCATCTGATTCAGCGTCTGGAACAGCATGCGGGCATGCGCTTTAGTACAGACCCTGTCAGTGCGGAAGCACCTCAAAGCTGA
- a CDS encoding calcineurin-like phosphoesterase C-terminal domain-containing protein — protein MKHSHRSISNHTLSCYTTGLLLLTVWLASTSALAHDDHTHYVHYGCGTSNPHHETARGTVFVDNNGNGILDAGETGVARVSVSNGCEVVLTDDQGRYEIDLAPASILFISQPVGYRVPVDDTNVPRFFYLHYPEGTPTQTANGSIEWRWDVIEPTGPMPSRINFALLPAPDVGIQFDAHAFADTQARTELDQDKLREDLINPLIGNPYDVEFGITVGDVVFDNLALYERHKAMMALMDIPQWYLPGNHDVNFESPDAHLANETYKRHFGPVYYSFNVGNVHFVALNNVEYAGADQRDYRGYISEDQLYWLQRNLANVDRNKLIVIATHIPLISEAVDENGTYTSGPSTVNFDQLIQLLLPFEHVYGIAGHDTSNSWKVEINHTHNWTGQPWIAHTLAEVRGNGWHTGPEDLRGVNDAMMQDGNPNGFYVLRFNDVNVVPEFIPFPFGPDAGQRLRVMLDPPLQAVEGDSINRGTLQTDTKVVVNLFDGGARDEVRLSLNGGPATSMRYTVRTDPYVERAHQQQLDTPEALGRPHLSAHIWELELPASLAPGIHRVTITTRDEFGQEHKANFSFEVLPH, from the coding sequence ATGAAGCATTCTCATCGCTCCATCTCTAATCACACACTCTCCTGTTACACGACAGGCCTGCTGTTACTGACAGTCTGGCTGGCATCAACGTCCGCATTGGCTCATGACGACCATACTCATTACGTTCACTATGGCTGCGGAACCAGCAATCCACACCATGAAACGGCACGCGGGACCGTTTTTGTCGACAACAATGGCAATGGCATTCTGGATGCCGGTGAGACAGGCGTTGCCCGCGTAAGCGTCAGTAATGGCTGCGAGGTCGTGCTGACTGATGACCAGGGCCGCTACGAGATTGACCTGGCACCTGCCAGTATCCTGTTCATCAGCCAGCCGGTGGGCTATCGGGTACCCGTGGACGATACTAATGTGCCACGATTCTTTTATCTGCACTATCCAGAGGGCACACCTACGCAAACAGCCAACGGCAGCATCGAGTGGCGCTGGGATGTAATTGAGCCAACAGGGCCCATGCCCTCGCGCATCAATTTTGCGCTGTTGCCCGCGCCCGATGTTGGCATACAGTTTGATGCTCACGCCTTCGCTGACACTCAGGCTCGCACCGAACTGGATCAGGATAAGCTGCGCGAGGATCTGATCAATCCGCTGATCGGCAATCCCTACGACGTAGAATTTGGCATTACCGTTGGCGATGTGGTCTTCGACAACCTGGCTCTTTACGAGCGGCACAAAGCCATGATGGCACTGATGGACATTCCGCAGTGGTACCTGCCGGGCAATCACGATGTTAATTTCGAGTCACCCGATGCCCATCTGGCCAACGAGACCTACAAACGTCACTTTGGCCCGGTCTACTATTCATTTAATGTGGGCAATGTTCACTTTGTAGCGCTGAATAATGTGGAGTATGCTGGTGCCGATCAGCGCGATTATCGCGGTTATATATCGGAGGACCAGCTGTACTGGCTGCAGCGCAATCTGGCGAATGTGGATCGCAACAAGCTCATTGTGATTGCCACCCATATTCCGCTGATATCAGAAGCCGTTGATGAAAACGGGACTTATACTTCCGGGCCATCAACCGTCAATTTTGATCAGCTGATTCAATTATTGCTACCCTTTGAACATGTCTATGGCATTGCTGGGCACGACACCAGCAACAGCTGGAAAGTGGAAATCAACCATACCCACAACTGGACCGGACAACCCTGGATTGCGCACACACTGGCCGAGGTCCGCGGTAACGGCTGGCACACCGGGCCTGAAGATCTGCGTGGTGTGAACGATGCCATGATGCAGGACGGCAATCCCAACGGTTTTTATGTGCTGCGCTTTAATGATGTGAACGTTGTGCCTGAGTTCATTCCCTTTCCATTTGGTCCGGATGCCGGTCAACGGCTGCGGGTGATGCTGGATCCGCCGCTGCAGGCTGTAGAGGGTGACAGCATCAACCGGGGCACCCTGCAGACGGACACGAAAGTGGTGGTTAACCTGTTTGATGGCGGTGCGCGAGATGAGGTCAGGTTGAGCCTGAACGGCGGCCCCGCAACGTCTATGCGTTATACCGTGCGAACTGACCCCTATGTGGAGCGCGCGCACCAGCAGCAGTTGGACACACCAGAAGCGCTTGGAAGACCGCATCTGTCAGCGCATATCTGGGAGCTGGAGCTGCCTGCCTCGCTCGCGCCGGGCATCCATCGCGTCACCATCACTACCCGCGATGAATTTGGTCAGGAGCACAAAGCAAACTTCAGCTTTGAGGTGCTTCCGCACTGA
- a CDS encoding phosphatidylinositol-specific phospholipase C1-like protein, producing MRPPGIQAVSTLTPLLIFALLAWPKTHVSAQTGCADSNLPGDCLRLNQVQVLGSHNSYKRWPAEALIEELNAYRPDWARDITYEHRPLQEQLETLGLRQFELDVFADPLGGHYADPAGGLLVDDPTLETNRAIMSQPGFKVLHSQDLDYRTTCLTLQDCLSEIRNWSIANPSHLPIMIMLELKDAPRQNWGPITYTTPVSFTEQLVVDVDDDIWAVFDREHVITPDDVRGQSDSLEQAILNNGWPTLAQSRGKVLFAMDNTGRHRDLYLQQAPGLEGRAMFVSMNPGHPTAAFIKMNNAIDDHEQIRDNVARGYLVRTRSDVPSHEARTGDTTRRELALDSGAQYISTDYAEPSPFGSGYQVVLPDGPGHARCNPVSAPAGCQADWLSE from the coding sequence ATGCGCCCACCGGGTATTCAAGCCGTTTCCACGCTGACGCCACTCCTGATTTTTGCACTATTGGCGTGGCCAAAGACCCATGTCTCAGCGCAAACAGGATGCGCCGACAGTAACTTGCCGGGAGACTGCCTGCGCCTCAACCAGGTACAGGTACTGGGCTCACACAACAGCTATAAGCGCTGGCCTGCTGAGGCGTTGATTGAGGAGCTGAATGCCTATCGCCCGGACTGGGCCCGCGATATCACCTATGAACACCGCCCATTACAGGAGCAGTTGGAAACACTGGGACTGAGACAATTCGAACTGGACGTATTTGCCGACCCGCTGGGAGGCCACTATGCCGATCCGGCAGGCGGCCTGCTGGTTGACGACCCGACGCTTGAAACCAATCGCGCAATCATGTCACAGCCCGGATTCAAAGTATTGCATTCCCAGGATCTGGACTACCGAACCACGTGCCTGACCTTGCAGGACTGCCTGAGCGAAATCCGCAACTGGTCCATTGCCAACCCCAGTCACCTGCCCATCATGATCATGCTGGAATTGAAAGATGCACCCCGCCAAAACTGGGGGCCTATAACCTACACCACTCCTGTCAGTTTTACGGAGCAACTGGTTGTCGATGTAGATGACGACATCTGGGCCGTTTTTGATCGTGAGCATGTGATCACACCGGACGATGTGCGCGGCCAGTCCGACTCTCTCGAACAGGCGATTCTCAACAATGGCTGGCCCACGCTGGCGCAAAGCCGGGGCAAGGTATTGTTCGCCATGGACAATACAGGGCGGCATCGAGATCTGTACCTGCAGCAGGCCCCGGGCCTGGAAGGGCGCGCCATGTTTGTAAGCATGAACCCCGGGCACCCGACGGCCGCTTTTATCAAGATGAACAACGCCATCGATGACCATGAGCAGATTCGCGACAATGTTGCACGTGGCTATCTGGTGCGCACCCGCTCGGATGTGCCGTCGCACGAAGCAAGGACCGGCGACACCACGCGCAGGGAGCTGGCGCTGGACAGTGGCGCGCAGTACATCAGCACCGATTATGCTGAGCCGTCACCCTTTGGCTCGGGCTATCAGGTTGTGCTGCCGGACGGCCCGGGCCATGCGCGGTGCAATCCGGTGTCAGCACCAGCCGGGTGTCAGGCCGACTGGTTGTCTGAATGA
- a CDS encoding SRPBCC family protein, whose protein sequence is MKKYLLAWLAAPLLLVSPLTQADAEYVTVKMEIDVNRSAEQVWARVGDYCAISDWLGIDCTISEGDGGIGTVRVLAGGRITEVMVAQTPLSYGYAQPAVQGEFYNLYHGFMEARPTGANSSKLLYTLILDVSNLADQAAKDTDIARRRATFERALGNMKAMAEE, encoded by the coding sequence ATGAAAAAATATCTGCTGGCGTGGCTGGCTGCACCTCTGCTGCTGGTCTCTCCTTTGACACAGGCCGACGCCGAGTACGTGACCGTCAAAATGGAAATCGACGTTAATCGCTCTGCCGAGCAGGTCTGGGCCAGGGTCGGCGATTACTGCGCCATCAGTGACTGGCTGGGTATCGACTGCACCATTTCTGAAGGTGACGGCGGTATCGGCACCGTGCGCGTGCTGGCCGGCGGTCGCATCACCGAAGTGATGGTCGCTCAGACTCCCTTGTCTTATGGTTACGCTCAACCGGCCGTGCAGGGCGAGTTCTACAATCTGTACCATGGATTCATGGAAGCACGACCGACAGGCGCCAACAGTTCAAAGTTGCTCTATACATTGATACTGGACGTGTCCAACCTGGCCGACCAGGCCGCCAAGGACACCGATATCGCCCGTCGCAGGGCCACGTTTGAGCGCGCACTGGGCAATATGAAGGCGATGGCTGAAGAGTAA
- a CDS encoding exodeoxyribonuclease III, whose amino-acid sequence MRLISWNVNGVRAAVKKDLVSSVRQMQPDVLCLQETKAQDHQVLEALQDLSDYHITPYSAVRPGYSGTAVISRQNPIAIQQGLGIEEHDQEGRVISAEFDRFFLVTVYTPNSGNGLKRLDYRERWDRNFLLHVQSLEKTKPVIICGDLNVCHRPIDIARPQANYNKSPGYTQREIDGMDRLIDAGYVDSFRQFYPDTVKYSWWSMRAGARERNIGWRLDYFLASDALKDKLHNAAILNDVFGSDHCPVVLEVN is encoded by the coding sequence ATGCGACTGATTTCCTGGAACGTTAATGGCGTGAGAGCCGCCGTAAAAAAAGATCTGGTCAGCTCCGTGCGACAGATGCAGCCTGATGTGCTCTGTCTGCAGGAAACCAAGGCGCAGGATCACCAGGTGCTGGAGGCTCTGCAGGATCTGAGCGACTATCACATCACCCCATATTCAGCTGTGCGCCCGGGTTACTCAGGCACGGCCGTCATAAGCCGTCAGAATCCGATCGCTATCCAACAGGGACTGGGAATTGAAGAACATGATCAGGAAGGTCGCGTCATCAGTGCCGAATTCGACAGGTTTTTCCTGGTCACTGTGTATACCCCCAACTCAGGCAACGGACTCAAGAGACTCGATTACCGGGAGCGCTGGGACCGCAACTTTCTGCTGCATGTACAATCGCTGGAAAAGACCAAGCCCGTGATCATCTGCGGTGATCTGAACGTCTGCCACCGTCCGATTGATATTGCCCGCCCACAGGCCAACTACAACAAGAGTCCTGGATACACACAGCGTGAAATTGACGGCATGGACAGACTGATTGATGCCGGGTATGTCGACAGCTTCCGGCAGTTTTATCCGGACACCGTCAAATACAGCTGGTGGAGCATGCGTGCCGGCGCCCGTGAGCGGAACATCGGCTGGCGGCTGGATTACTTTCTGGCATCGGACGCATTAAAAGACAAACTGCACAATGCCGCGATTTTGAATGATGTGTTCGGATCTGATCATTGCCCGGTGGTGCTGGAAGTGAATTAA
- a CDS encoding PA0069 family radical SAM protein, with translation MSDQSPIKGRGATTNMQGRFEHQVREVFDDGWERHNDDTDPASRPPQTQITEEHAKSILTRNQSPDLPFHVSLNPYRGCEHGCIYCFARPTHSYLELSPGLDFETRLFAKVNAADLLRRELASPAWKPEPIALGVNTDAYQPCERRYGITRQILEVARECRQPIGVITKSALVERDIDILSDLAQQQLTVVALTITTLDHSIARTLEPRAASPTRRLKIMEKLAAAGIPVSVSVAPIIPFVTDHDLEKILKSAAEAGAQSAGYVMLRLPWEVSPLFQQWLQAYFPDRAERVMNRVRDLSGGKDYQAEFGRRMTGEGIWADLIRKRFDGALNKHRLKERRSADFAGLDCARFRRPLTVPSGSTENTPRQIDMF, from the coding sequence ATGTCAGACCAGTCGCCTATCAAAGGCCGCGGTGCCACTACTAATATGCAGGGGCGCTTTGAACACCAGGTGCGAGAGGTGTTTGACGACGGTTGGGAACGGCATAATGATGATACCGACCCTGCATCCCGCCCACCGCAGACACAAATCACTGAAGAACACGCCAAATCCATATTGACCCGCAACCAGTCGCCGGACCTGCCCTTCCATGTGTCCCTGAACCCGTATCGCGGCTGCGAGCATGGCTGCATTTACTGCTTTGCCCGGCCCACGCACAGTTATCTTGAACTGTCGCCGGGCCTGGATTTTGAGACACGACTGTTTGCCAAGGTCAATGCCGCCGATCTGCTGCGGCGCGAGCTGGCCAGCCCGGCCTGGAAACCAGAACCAATTGCCCTGGGCGTTAACACCGATGCCTATCAACCCTGCGAGCGGCGCTATGGCATTACCCGACAAATCCTGGAGGTAGCGCGCGAATGCCGGCAACCTATCGGCGTGATAACCAAGTCGGCCCTGGTGGAGCGGGACATCGACATTCTGAGCGATCTTGCGCAGCAGCAACTGACCGTGGTTGCACTGACCATCACAACCCTTGATCACAGCATTGCCCGCACACTTGAACCTCGCGCCGCATCACCCACACGGCGATTGAAAATCATGGAAAAATTAGCGGCCGCAGGCATCCCGGTCAGCGTCAGTGTCGCCCCGATCATTCCGTTTGTGACTGACCATGATCTGGAAAAAATCCTCAAATCTGCTGCTGAAGCCGGTGCACAGTCAGCAGGATATGTCATGCTGCGTCTGCCCTGGGAAGTCAGCCCCCTATTTCAACAGTGGCTGCAGGCATATTTCCCCGATCGCGCCGAACGAGTGATGAATCGTGTGCGAGACTTAAGTGGCGGTAAAGATTATCAGGCTGAATTTGGCAGACGCATGACTGGCGAAGGCATCTGGGCCGATCTGATACGCAAGCGGTTTGACGGTGCTCTGAATAAACATCGACTAAAAGAACGTCGCTCCGCCGACTTTGCCGGGCTGGATTGCGCAAGGTTCCGTCGTCCACTCACGGTGCCCTCCGGCAGCACAGAAAATACACCCCGACAAATAGATATGTTTTAA